A portion of the Leptospira kanakyensis genome contains these proteins:
- a CDS encoding PP2C family protein-serine/threonine phosphatase, giving the protein MTRSFYLYFKEIFRKPTKSEWEILKLVEARYDKEYTFYIFITHVIVYSLLIAPPFSDIRMEVLPFLLGVSIARLILLLQFYTKNIPIQRVIYFSGFVGDGLVYVVFMLGIHSFPSLGSFYLLNSYLMSFIFPILLYSTRLDPKACIISASYFSILHIIYIFNLPSTVADQFSFFSKYFLILVYWGSAALGTVFVLNKRKDTTDMYNLSEEKRFMLHELELAKKVQDALFPGNIKIPNLAFTYYRKSPNVIGGDFFDFVQLREGNVGVFLTDVAGHGISSAMVASIMKVLVSTIPYRFKTAPSKLMDYLDDRLAHDLNKYHASAIYLFFDFIEKKLTLGNAGHPYLILAHKGEEYQELETQGAILGFNIKIPPIAEKTLPIAPGDRFFIYTDGLIESTDPEGKCLETEGLLALLNRHRQSTNIKELEINLLHELKSNYGLDSFSDDTMFLILEVEE; this is encoded by the coding sequence TTGACACGTTCGTTTTATTTATACTTTAAAGAAATCTTCCGTAAACCTACTAAATCAGAATGGGAAATATTAAAATTAGTAGAAGCCCGTTATGATAAAGAATATACATTTTATATTTTTATCACACATGTCATCGTTTATTCGTTACTCATAGCCCCACCGTTCTCAGACATTCGAATGGAGGTTTTACCTTTTTTACTTGGTGTGTCGATTGCAAGACTCATTTTACTTTTACAGTTTTATACAAAGAACATTCCCATCCAAAGAGTCATTTACTTCAGTGGGTTTGTGGGTGATGGATTGGTATATGTTGTTTTTATGTTGGGAATCCATTCCTTCCCTTCACTTGGGAGTTTTTATTTATTAAATTCTTATCTCATGTCTTTTATTTTCCCCATTCTTTTGTATAGTACGAGACTAGATCCCAAGGCTTGTATTATTAGTGCTTCGTATTTTTCTATCTTACATATTATTTATATTTTTAACTTACCTTCCACTGTTGCAGATCAGTTTTCTTTTTTTAGTAAATACTTTTTAATTTTGGTATATTGGGGAAGTGCAGCCCTTGGCACCGTTTTTGTTTTAAATAAAAGAAAAGATACAACAGACATGTACAATCTTTCTGAAGAAAAAAGATTTATGTTACACGAGTTGGAACTGGCAAAAAAAGTACAAGATGCACTTTTTCCTGGGAATATCAAAATTCCAAACTTAGCATTTACTTATTATCGCAAAAGTCCCAATGTCATTGGCGGAGACTTTTTTGATTTTGTACAACTCCGGGAAGGAAACGTAGGAGTGTTTTTAACAGATGTTGCGGGGCATGGAATTTCTTCAGCGATGGTTGCTTCCATCATGAAGGTACTTGTTTCTACCATTCCTTATCGTTTCAAAACAGCACCTTCGAAACTGATGGATTATTTGGATGACCGTCTGGCTCACGACTTAAACAAATACCATGCTTCGGCAATTTATCTTTTCTTTGACTTCATCGAAAAAAAATTAACTTTGGGAAACGCAGGCCACCCTTATTTAATTTTAGCACATAAAGGTGAAGAATACCAAGAGTTAGAAACCCAAGGTGCGATCCTCGGATTTAATATCAAGATCCCGCCAATTGCAGAGAAAACTTTACCCATTGCTCCTGGAGATCGTTTTTTTATCTATACAGATGGACTCATTGAATCCACAGATCCCGAAGGGAAATGCCTTGAAACAGAAGGATTACTGGCCCTCCTGAACCGCCATAGACAGAGTACAAACATCAAAGAACTAGAAATCAATCTTTTACATGAGTTAAAATCCAACTATGGACTGGATAGTTTTTCTGATGACACCATGTTTCTCATATTGGAAGTAGAAGAATAA
- a CDS encoding response regulator: MSKGYIICVDDEVSVLETLAEQLLARFGESHIVETASSAEEALSLIDEIISSNDIVELIVSDQVMPGMKGDRFLEQVHHRAPDAIKILLTGQAGLDSAIYAINNGGLSRYVEKPWNIEELSKDIKDLLDKFRQNLENQHLIQALNRRILELESGQQ; this comes from the coding sequence ATGAGTAAAGGTTATATTATATGTGTCGATGATGAAGTATCGGTATTGGAGACGCTTGCGGAACAACTTCTGGCTCGATTTGGCGAATCCCATATTGTCGAGACTGCCAGCAGTGCCGAAGAAGCGCTTTCCCTCATCGACGAAATCATCAGTAGCAATGACATCGTAGAATTGATTGTTTCTGACCAAGTGATGCCTGGTATGAAGGGAGATCGATTTTTGGAACAAGTGCACCACCGCGCTCCCGATGCGATCAAAATCCTTCTGACGGGTCAGGCGGGACTTGATTCTGCAATTTACGCCATTAATAACGGGGGACTCAGTCGGTATGTCGAAAAACCTTGGAACATTGAAGAACTCTCCAAAGACATCAAAGACCTACTCGATAAGTTCCGACAAAACTTGGAAAACCAACACCTCATCCAAGCCCTCAACCGTCGCATCCTCGAATTGGAATCTGGACAACAGTAA
- a CDS encoding LIC12298 family protein produces the protein MIVRSIQQPAYNRHKDQGLTGQGPKKGFSQNQTGKTFEEYLLEAFQGEVVQKGEWVSPSLSDLGQRNLKRM, from the coding sequence ATGATCGTTCGATCCATCCAACAACCCGCTTACAACCGCCACAAGGACCAAGGCCTCACGGGGCAAGGTCCTAAAAAGGGATTTTCCCAGAACCAAACTGGGAAGACCTTTGAAGAGTATTTACTGGAAGCCTTCCAAGGGGAAGTGGTTCAAAAAGGAGAGTGGGTGTCCCCAAGTCTCTCTGATCTTGGCCAAAGGAACCTGAAGAGGATGTAG
- a CDS encoding LIC_11959 family protein — MNWKTFTSLFIFIFAVSDTVLLSEDNGRYTGPISRSEKRILDGKTEFQKSGTFPLEWKLFFKGKQGDFVVFYDLNGDEIHYRYRRNKFDLDAEFFVKDLFPGNPYRVKGEWIGYYFYSVDERGKRSSLPTPKKIPADPKEFSDRQSVPIFKLIEYIEVRTDDLLY; from the coding sequence ATGAATTGGAAAACATTCACTTCTCTTTTTATCTTTATTTTTGCTGTTTCCGATACAGTTCTTTTATCTGAAGATAATGGTCGTTATACGGGCCCAATTTCTCGTTCCGAAAAAAGAATTTTGGATGGGAAAACTGAGTTTCAAAAATCGGGAACTTTTCCCTTGGAATGGAAATTGTTTTTTAAGGGCAAACAAGGGGATTTTGTTGTTTTTTACGACTTAAATGGGGATGAAATCCACTATCGTTATCGGCGAAATAAATTTGATTTGGATGCAGAATTTTTTGTGAAGGATTTGTTTCCAGGAAACCCTTACCGTGTGAAGGGGGAATGGATTGGTTATTATTTTTATTCTGTGGATGAAAGGGGGAAACGTTCCTCTCTTCCTACCCCTAAAAAAATCCCAGCTGATCCTAAAGAATTTTCTGACAGACAATCGGTTCCCATTTTTAAGTTAATTGAATACATCGAAGTCCGTACCGATGACCTTCTCTATTAA
- a CDS encoding enoyl-CoA hydratase-related protein, with amino-acid sequence MHLSFLDIQIKSNFAVVTIKRPEALNALNDVVITEIGAMVDELESNNAVRGFILTGEGKAFVAGADIAKMKEFNVREGQAFSELGQTVFRKMELSNLISIAAINGFCLGGGMELAMACDIRYAITSAKLGLPEVTLGLLPGFGGSQRLPRLIGVGRATELILSGDMISADEGFRLGLINKVTDPAELLNESEKTLSTILSRGPNAIKAAKTAIRQGLETNMDGGLEWEKQLFGGRFADEETKEGLSAFLEKRKPNFKG; translated from the coding sequence ATTCATTTGTCTTTTTTAGATATCCAAATTAAATCCAATTTTGCAGTAGTTACCATCAAAAGGCCAGAAGCCTTAAATGCACTGAACGATGTTGTCATCACAGAAATTGGTGCCATGGTTGACGAATTAGAATCCAACAATGCCGTTCGTGGATTCATTCTTACGGGCGAAGGAAAGGCCTTTGTTGCAGGAGCTGACATTGCAAAAATGAAAGAGTTTAATGTCAGAGAAGGACAGGCTTTTTCGGAACTAGGCCAAACTGTATTTCGAAAAATGGAACTATCAAATCTTATCTCCATTGCTGCCATTAACGGATTTTGTTTGGGTGGTGGGATGGAACTTGCTATGGCATGTGACATTCGTTATGCGATTACCTCTGCAAAGTTAGGTTTGCCCGAGGTAACTCTTGGTTTGCTTCCTGGATTTGGCGGATCCCAAAGACTTCCAAGACTCATTGGAGTGGGACGTGCGACAGAACTCATTTTATCTGGGGATATGATTTCTGCGGATGAAGGTTTCAGATTAGGTCTTATCAATAAAGTGACAGACCCTGCAGAACTTCTAAACGAATCAGAAAAAACACTATCGACAATTCTTTCTCGTGGACCTAATGCGATTAAGGCGGCAAAAACTGCCATTCGCCAAGGGTTGGAAACTAATATGGATGGTGGTTTGGAATGGGAAAAACAACTTTTCGGTGGTAGGTTTGCTGACGAAGAAACAAAAGAAGGTCTTTCTGCCTTCCTAGAAAAAAGAAAACCAAACTTCAAAGGTTAA
- a CDS encoding glycogen/starch/alpha-glucan phosphorylase, whose translation MVVNNPRLITLLSEEQKADLASMEKQFAHHLEYTIGKNRFNLKNEDIYKALGHTIRDFLIDRLNVTHERYRNENPKRVFYFSLEFLMGRTLMNALINLGLYETIQTMLRGIGFELTDVLEFETDAGLGNGGLGRLAACFLDSMATLNVPGFGYGIRYDYGIFNQIIANGSQLEMPDHWDADGVPYEVVRSDISFSVGFFGHTETRVSGKGKIQHDWVPDETVLASAHDYPIPGFNTSTVNYLRLWAAKSSEEFNLDYFNHGDYMKAVQDKSISENISKVLYPNDTTEQGKVLRLKQQYFMVCASLQDILIQYRETTSNLKDLSDYISIQLNDTHPSIGIAELMRVFLDIEEMDWESAWEIVTKVFSYTNHTVLPEALETWRVELFEKLLPRHLEIIYEINHRFLTEVRNKGVLSEEEIRQVSIIEEGNEKRIRMANLAVIGSYRVNGVAELHSELIKKTIFQAFTKVFPEKFNNKTNGITPRRWLLQSNPSLANLISKRIGNEFTTDLYQLKKLESFVDDADFQKDWQIVKQTAKDDLAKLIKSETGISINPKSLIDVQIKRFHEYKRQLLNILRVIALYRRIKENPSREVTPRTVIFGGKAAPGYYMAKLIIKLINNVAWVINRDPDVADRLKVVFIPNYRVSLAERIIPGSNLSEQISTAGTEASGTSNMKFMLNGALTIGTLDGANVEILEEVGPENIYIFGLHTEEVFRLKEAGYQPADYIRKNDELHRVLLMIRENLFSMGEPGIFGPIYDSLYYTDNYLLMADFGAYDEAQNLVARDYLDETTWTKKSILNVARSGKFSSDRTIREYAKDIWKVPLLDTVPPKTIYKLPQN comes from the coding sequence ATGGTTGTCAACAATCCTCGTTTAATTACCCTTTTATCAGAAGAACAAAAAGCCGACTTAGCTTCGATGGAAAAACAATTTGCCCATCATCTGGAATATACCATTGGTAAAAACAGATTCAATTTAAAAAACGAAGATATCTACAAAGCTCTTGGGCACACCATTCGTGATTTTTTAATCGATCGTTTGAATGTGACTCACGAACGTTATCGGAATGAAAATCCCAAACGAGTGTTTTATTTTTCATTAGAATTTCTCATGGGTCGTACTCTCATGAATGCCCTCATCAATCTCGGGTTATACGAAACAATCCAAACTATGCTCCGAGGGATTGGTTTTGAGCTAACAGATGTTTTAGAATTTGAGACGGATGCGGGACTTGGGAACGGTGGGCTCGGGCGACTGGCCGCTTGTTTTTTAGATTCTATGGCAACTCTCAATGTTCCTGGATTTGGGTATGGAATTCGTTATGATTATGGAATTTTTAATCAAATCATTGCGAATGGAAGCCAATTAGAAATGCCTGACCATTGGGATGCAGATGGGGTTCCTTATGAAGTCGTTCGTTCTGATATTTCCTTTTCTGTTGGTTTTTTTGGTCATACAGAAACTCGTGTTTCCGGCAAAGGAAAAATTCAACATGACTGGGTTCCCGATGAAACGGTTCTTGCATCTGCTCATGATTATCCTATTCCAGGATTTAACACGAGTACGGTGAACTATTTAAGGCTTTGGGCCGCCAAATCTTCTGAAGAATTCAATTTAGATTATTTTAACCACGGTGATTATATGAAAGCCGTACAAGATAAATCAATATCAGAGAATATTTCCAAAGTATTGTATCCGAACGACACCACCGAACAAGGAAAGGTGCTAAGGCTGAAACAACAATACTTTATGGTTTGTGCCTCACTTCAGGACATTCTAATCCAATACCGAGAAACAACTTCCAACTTAAAAGATTTATCCGATTATATTTCCATCCAATTGAATGATACCCATCCCAGTATCGGGATTGCGGAACTGATGCGAGTGTTTCTAGACATTGAAGAAATGGATTGGGAATCTGCTTGGGAGATTGTCACTAAGGTTTTTTCTTATACCAACCACACTGTTTTACCTGAAGCTTTGGAAACATGGAGGGTAGAACTTTTTGAAAAACTTTTACCAAGACATTTAGAAATCATTTATGAGATCAATCACCGGTTTTTAACTGAGGTTCGAAACAAAGGAGTATTGTCAGAAGAAGAAATTAGACAAGTTAGTATCATCGAAGAAGGAAACGAAAAACGAATTCGAATGGCAAACTTGGCTGTGATTGGTTCCTACCGCGTCAATGGAGTTGCCGAGTTACATTCCGAACTCATTAAAAAAACAATATTCCAAGCCTTTACCAAAGTATTCCCTGAAAAATTTAATAACAAAACAAATGGGATCACACCACGTCGTTGGTTACTCCAATCAAATCCAAGTTTGGCGAATCTCATTTCCAAACGAATAGGAAACGAGTTTACAACAGACCTTTACCAATTAAAAAAATTGGAATCTTTTGTGGATGATGCGGACTTTCAAAAGGATTGGCAGATAGTAAAACAAACGGCCAAAGATGATTTGGCAAAACTCATTAAAAGTGAAACAGGAATTTCTATTAATCCAAAATCACTCATTGATGTACAAATCAAACGATTCCATGAATACAAACGCCAACTTCTCAATATATTAAGGGTGATTGCTTTGTACAGAAGGATCAAAGAAAATCCGTCTCGTGAAGTGACACCACGTACAGTGATTTTTGGTGGAAAGGCGGCTCCTGGATATTATATGGCCAAACTCATCATCAAACTCATCAATAATGTGGCTTGGGTCATCAACCGTGATCCAGATGTGGCAGACAGATTAAAAGTAGTTTTTATCCCAAATTACCGAGTGAGTTTAGCAGAGAGAATCATTCCTGGTAGTAATTTATCCGAACAAATTTCGACTGCGGGAACAGAAGCATCCGGCACAAGTAACATGAAATTTATGTTAAACGGTGCTTTGACCATTGGAACTTTGGACGGTGCCAACGTAGAAATTTTGGAAGAGGTGGGGCCTGAAAATATCTATATCTTTGGGCTCCATACAGAAGAAGTGTTTCGTTTGAAAGAAGCCGGATACCAACCTGCCGATTATATTCGTAAAAATGACGAACTCCATAGAGTGCTCCTCATGATCCGCGAGAATTTATTTTCTATGGGAGAACCTGGGATCTTTGGCCCCATCTACGATAGTCTTTATTATACGGACAACTACCTTCTCATGGCCGATTTTGGTGCGTATGATGAGGCCCAAAACTTGGTCGCCAGAGATTATTTGGACGAAACTACTTGGACAAAAAAATCCATTCTGAATGTGGCGCGGTCTGGTAAATTTTCCTCCGACCGCACGATTCGGGAATATGCGAAGGATATCTGGAAGGTCCCCCTTCTTGACACAGTTCCACCCAAAACTATCTACAAATTGCCACAAAACTGA
- a CDS encoding DUF192 domain-containing protein: MKSRIGILIVLLTVSFCKQAESFPSQTNTPEILFGSVADRVLKLEVANTPSTRATGLMYRTKLGEDEGMLFVFPRPDHLSFWMKNTLIPLSIGYFSEDMRLLESFDMKPNQIEEVYNSRKPAMYALEVNQGWFAKHKIGKDAVLTLERKVSARD, translated from the coding sequence ATGAAATCACGGATTGGAATTCTAATTGTTCTCTTAACGGTTTCTTTTTGCAAACAGGCAGAATCCTTTCCGTCCCAAACAAACACTCCCGAGATTCTTTTCGGTAGTGTTGCCGATCGTGTTTTAAAATTAGAAGTTGCTAACACTCCCTCAACCAGGGCAACGGGACTGATGTACCGAACCAAACTTGGTGAGGACGAAGGAATGTTATTTGTTTTTCCTCGTCCCGATCATTTAAGTTTTTGGATGAAGAACACTCTCATCCCTCTATCGATTGGTTATTTTTCAGAAGATATGCGACTTTTAGAATCATTCGATATGAAACCCAACCAAATAGAAGAAGTATATAACTCAAGAAAACCAGCGATGTATGCTTTGGAAGTCAACCAAGGTTGGTTTGCAAAACACAAAATTGGAAAAGACGCTGTCCTCACATTGGAACGAAAGGTTTCTGCCCGAGATTAA
- a CDS encoding HEAT repeat domain-containing protein, whose product MVRYGTSQERKQALYELTRFPKETAGELYTLVGEQLKTEKDMGMKIVLLKTVGDLDLKENKDTIISLFEDSNEDVAKQAVTSAKKMKLAEATNPLLEKVKKEDFTKNSNSLSLYISALGELPDGKVAAPFLETKFREKFNNADMRGQIALYFGAVLYAEAESALIEVAFDEIQPTTLRCYSMNTLGKLKSETAKPKLYELLDSLKKTAGKLDAKKAQSLKIYAIGALVTMGDKEVFQELNEFARDDDSMVRLRAIEFMGSLKDPKALELLEYKRDRDPSPKVQKAAKKAIDQINGKETAQEEEKPSEDKPEEEPK is encoded by the coding sequence ATGGTTCGTTATGGAACGAGCCAAGAAAGAAAACAAGCGTTATATGAACTAACTCGATTTCCCAAAGAAACCGCAGGCGAACTATATACATTAGTGGGTGAACAATTAAAAACGGAAAAAGATATGGGGATGAAAATAGTCCTCTTAAAAACCGTTGGTGATTTGGATTTAAAAGAAAATAAAGATACCATCATTTCTCTTTTTGAAGATTCCAATGAAGACGTAGCCAAACAAGCAGTCACTTCTGCAAAAAAAATGAAATTGGCAGAAGCAACAAATCCCTTACTTGAAAAAGTAAAAAAGGAAGATTTTACAAAAAACTCCAATTCACTCAGTCTTTATATCAGTGCTCTTGGTGAATTACCAGATGGTAAAGTGGCAGCTCCATTCCTTGAAACCAAATTTCGGGAAAAGTTTAACAATGCCGATATGCGTGGCCAAATTGCTTTGTACTTTGGTGCTGTGTTATATGCAGAGGCAGAGTCGGCGCTGATAGAAGTTGCTTTTGACGAAATCCAACCGACAACTTTACGTTGTTATTCGATGAATACACTTGGAAAGTTAAAATCTGAAACCGCTAAACCTAAGTTGTATGAACTATTGGATTCTTTAAAAAAAACTGCTGGAAAGTTGGATGCTAAAAAAGCCCAATCCTTAAAAATTTATGCCATCGGTGCTCTTGTTACCATGGGTGATAAAGAAGTATTCCAAGAACTAAATGAATTTGCTCGTGATGATGACAGTATGGTGCGACTGCGCGCCATTGAATTTATGGGAAGTTTGAAAGATCCCAAAGCATTAGAATTATTAGAATACAAACGAGACCGAGACCCAAGTCCGAAAGTACAAAAAGCAGCCAAAAAAGCCATCGACCAAATCAACGGAAAAGAAACGGCACAAGAAGAAGAAAAACCATCAGAGGATAAACCGGAAGAAGAACCCAAATGA
- a CDS encoding ABC transporter permease — protein MEKISILWALVRRDYALQYAGSFLGISWMFLQNLVLISMYALVFLVLNLKTPSTQEDFTAYLLTGLLYWIPIQELLVRGTGILTDNRTLLKRSSLGIDLFLWIPFVQFLIHSLVTSIPVFLYLAYSGKLNLSGVVLGYLVLILSGLYLMLLLHYLSRLNILLKDISPLIRLVSQLIFWGIPVLYYPSGYLKEWNGLNPFTIPLDVFRTSVIAGFTPQFDWIQILPFLFSFFLVYLLAKRKFQSVILDHL, from the coding sequence ATGGAGAAAATATCCATACTTTGGGCTCTGGTTCGGCGTGACTATGCACTGCAATATGCAGGATCCTTTTTAGGCATCTCCTGGATGTTTTTGCAGAACTTAGTGCTCATCAGTATGTACGCACTGGTTTTTCTAGTGCTCAATTTAAAAACTCCCTCCACACAAGAAGACTTCACTGCCTATCTTTTGACTGGACTTCTCTATTGGATTCCCATCCAAGAACTTTTGGTGCGAGGCACCGGAATCCTTACGGACAACCGAACTTTGTTAAAACGTTCCAGTCTTGGGATTGATTTATTTTTATGGATACCGTTTGTCCAATTCCTCATCCATAGCCTTGTCACATCCATCCCTGTTTTTTTATATTTAGCTTATTCAGGGAAGTTAAATCTCTCTGGGGTTGTTCTTGGGTATTTGGTTCTTATTTTGTCCGGATTGTATTTGATGTTACTCCTACATTATCTTTCACGGTTGAATATTTTATTAAAAGATATATCACCTTTGATTCGTTTGGTGAGCCAATTAATTTTTTGGGGAATCCCTGTTTTATATTATCCCTCCGGATATTTAAAAGAGTGGAACGGACTAAATCCATTTACCATACCTTTGGATGTTTTTCGGACTTCTGTCATTGCTGGTTTCACACCTCAGTTTGATTGGATTCAAATTTTACCATTTTTGTTTTCCTTTTTCCTGGTTTATTTACTTGCTAAACGTAAATTCCAATCAGTGATTTTGGATCATCTTTAA